The sequence below is a genomic window from Vidua macroura isolate BioBank_ID:100142 chromosome 10, ASM2450914v1, whole genome shotgun sequence.
GGATccccctcagctccctgctctccacCTTCCCATATCCCCCTCCCAGCCTCCGCAGCCCCCCACACACCTATTGTATCACTGCTGGCCCCTCGGCCATCCCTGGCAGCCCCCGcacacccccctccccaccctcaagTTCCCCTAACACCCTCCATATCCTAGGACCCCCTATTCCCTCAAGTCCCCGGTCCCATCCCGGTGTCGCTCACCCACCGATGGTGGTTTTGGAGCCGATGCAGCCCATGCTCCCGGGGGGGCCCCGGTGCGGGCACTACCGCCGGCTCCGCGCCGCCCACATCGCCCCCCGGCCGCATGGGCGGCCCCGGACAgcgcccgcgccccgccggaGCCGCtgccgagccgggccgggccgcggtaCCGAAGCCCCGAGCAGTACCGGAGCCCCGAGCGGTGCCTGCGCCGGGCCGGGAGCAGCACGTCCAGAGACGTCACTgctgggggaggaagaggagggagagggggaggcgggaagaagaggaggaaaaggaggagaatgtGCGGGAGGAAGGCTGAGAAAGAGAAAGCGGAGGGGGATAAGGGatgagggagagggaggaaggggagaacGGGGGAGAGGGAGGccgggaggaagaggaggaaggggagatgaggagagaggtgaaggggAGATGAAGGCAGCCGGGGAGGATGAAGGAAAAGGGGGgctgaaggaagaggaagagggggatggaggaagaggagggggcgcggagaggaggaggatggacggaggaagaggagggggctgaggaggaggggaagaaggCCGTCCACCGCGGAGAGCGCCGTGCCAGCACCGCGGACagcgccgccccgcccggccccggcccccgtACACCCCCCGGGGGGACAAGGGCTGGGACCCTGCAGAAACAGGGCATCCCTCAGCCCCAGACCTCCCTGCCCCTACCCTCCCCCGAGGGCCTGGTGGTGGAGGAGGGAGCACACGGCCTCCCACCCCCATGGAACTGGGTTGGGGACAGGTGGGTGCAGGCTTTGGAACATCACGTCTGACAGCAACGGCCCCTGCAGGAGATCCAGGCCAGCGCTCATGGCCAGGCCGATGGGTCAACCCGTGCTCATTCTGAAACGGACTGATGGCAATTAACGCTGTGGTACATTTTCCCTGGCACAGGAGGGCACTGCTGCGGtgccaccctctctttcccttgGCAGGCAGGTTACCCTAACAGCTCCAAGGGCCTCCCTTCCTCCTTACTCACTCCTTCCCAGTCAGGGGGAGTTCCTGTCCAGTCCCCATCCCGAGGCCTTTCCCTGCCAAATGCTTCCCAGTATTAGTGATGCCAGGCCTGCAGCTCAGACGGATCAGCCTCTAATCTGGGGAACAGCCTCCGGTTAATTATTCTGTTCCCTCTGGGCTATGGCCAGGGTGACTCAGCAAGAGGCAGCCCAAGGCAGCAAAGACCAGCCTCCAGTCCCCAGGGGGACCAGCCTCTGTCCCCAACAGGGATACCCCACAGGGGAAGCCCAGCAgggcccagctgtgccccatctCCACTCCAACTGCAAGACAAGGCCAGGAGGGAGCGGATAGAAAAATGCCCTCCCACACTGGAAGGTGTAGGGGGCACCTGGCACACACCTCCCATCTCCTGCCCCAGGAGACCACACAGGTCCTGCCACTCATGCCTGTGGGAAAAGGGACATTTGGGGATATCAGGAGGGCTGTCTCTTCTGCCTCCAGAGACACTatgccaggcagtgccagcaagGGGAGTCCAGGGGGCCTGGCTCCAGGCACATCCAACCCCCTTGCCACCCTTCCAGCCCTGGAGTCGGGGGTACCTACCTGCCTTGCAGTGACAGGGGAGGTTGGTCCTTGCCCATGTTCAAGGCTGGCACCCCCACACCAGCCCAGGCACAAGGGACATGGGGGGGGCGGCAACAGCGGCACACGGGGCATTATTTAGCAATGttcttttatttccagttttaaGGTGAAAAGATGCCTTTAAATCTTCAATTAAATActccataaagaaaaaaaaaaaaaaaaaggcaaaaaaaaaaattatttacaaattcACGTGACCAGTAATTGAATCCTTGTTTTAATAATTACACATGCGGCTCGTCACATCCGGCGCTCTATAAATACAGGGGACGCGGATGAGAGGGCCGCCCTGTCGCTTGCCCAATTGTGGCCTTAAACGTTTGGGAGGAGGATGGGGGCTTTTGGGGACGTGGAGGGGACTCAGCCTGGCCCAGAGAGAAGGGGCCACCCCCCCTCCTCCCCGGCACCCTCCCCAGGtgtcagagcaggagctggagggggaatgatttatatttaaaatttaaaaaccataGAGGGGAGGGGGTCCAGGCAGTGATGGAGGAATAGAGAGAGGacaggggagggggagaaatCACGCTCCTGTCCCCAAACCAAATTTAataagtttatatatatataatctctATATTTCATCAAGAAGcggggaggagaaagaggaggagggagaggaggggaggtatgtccccatcccatccccccCTCTCCATGACATGAATCCAGGGTGCTCTGCTCCACTCCCAGAGACCCGGTGTGTCTGCACTGGGAGGGGGGCGAGGAGGGTCCCCAAGGGGACCCATGGCAGCCACCGCCTCAGTCAGCATCTGTTTATTATCATGACAAACTCGTACAGGCCTTACAAACAGAACCAggacagaggaagaagagagaggagaactgaaaaaaagagaggggggCTGCAAGGGGCACAGCAGGTGCCTCAGCCCTGGCATCAGCAAGTCCATGGGGGGccaggggtgggaagggatggagTCACTCCCCAGGGTGCCCACTCTCtctccccccttcctcctcctcctcctcctcacaggtGCTCAGTTGTTGTCCGACTCATCCTCAGCTTCCCGGAGCCAGGTGAAAAAGGCTGTCACCGATTTGAGAGCCACCCCTTTGCCCTGCTGCTCAGCCGGGTCCTTGCTGGACTCCCACTTGTAGAAAGCCTCCTCCTTGATGACGTCCTCATCGTAGAGGGCATCAAAGAACATCCGCAGCAGGTCTGGGGTGGGGGGACAAAGGGGAACCTCTGCTATTTTCCAGCCACCAGCCACGCTGCTGGGGTGGGGACACATTTGCCACCCTCTCCTCCAACCACCCGCACCCACGATACTCACTGGGAGGCTGGTCCAACTTCACCACCAAGGCTTGCAGGGCATAGAGTGCCTGGAGCTCCTTCTGCTCATCCCGCAGGTACTTCTGGAGCAGCTTGGCTTGGTTGTGGATGACCGTGGCGTCCACACGGTACGGGTTCTCAACTGTAGGGGACACGGCATGAGAGGGGCAGCTGTAGGCAGGGAAACGCCCAGCACTCCCACCTCACCCTGGTACTCACAGACAATGGCCAAGTGGCACACAGACGTCATCAGGGCCCTGACAAACGTGTTGGACGAGACCTGCTGCTCGCTCAGGTTGGCCTAGAGGGGGGAGTGTAAAGGATTGTGAGCTGGAGAGGGAGCCAAGAGGGAGCCTCTAGACACTCAGGCATTGTGCCCCCACCCTCACCTCAATCCAGTCATATATTCTTTGGTTGTTCGGGTTCTCCTTCAGCAGTTTGTCCATTTGCTTGCACAGCTCCTCTGAGGTCAGCTCCTTGTGGCTTGGCATGTCTGAGCTGTCCCCCATCGTGTACTCCAATTTCTGGGGAAGCAGGCAGAGAGAGCTGTTGAAGGCAGCACAGGGGAGTGCCACTCTCACATTGCCCAAGGTCTGCCCACGGCCCACCTCTGCCCCTTGCTGCCACCAAGCACCCACCTGCTCTGTGACAAATTTGTTGACATCCTGGTCCTcaggcaggaattccttccagctcaggcctCCATCCCGCCACAGCTTTCCTGCCGTCTTCTGGCCCTGTGGGACAGTCAGCATCAGCACGGCATGCCCTCCCATCTCCAGGGAGGAAGCTACTGTGGTTTGGTCATGCCAGCCCCATGACCCAGACACTGAGAGGGatgcccttcaccatcctctcTTGTGGCAGGGGCTTCAATCCCCACATGCCCACCTGGCCCCCAAGCAGGATGCCAGTCCTTCAgacagcagccagcagccacAAGCCCCATGCACTTACCATGCCCTTGCACAACAAGCCCAGCACCTCGACCAGCAGTGTGGTGGCCTTCCCGATGGGCACCAGGGGCTTTGTAATCTCCCTGTGGGGCACAAGAGATCTGGGTGAGCTACCTGCCCCAAGGAGGACTcccgtgccagccctgctgaggagcACAGCCCTCACCTGAACAGCTCCTCCATGGGGATGCCTTCCTCTTGCAGGATGGGGGTGATGAGCTCAGCCAGGTACAGCCAAATGTGTGGGATGTCAATCTCCATGTCCTCTGCGATCTCCAAGATTTCCCACAGCCtgaagagcagagggagctgttGGGATCCAGCAGTCCCCATACCCTTGGCTAGGAGGGACCTCAGGATGTCTCAGTGTTGAGTTCTACTCAAGGCAGGACcaaattcaaagccaggctgccccagcccctcacccttTGTAATACTGCTCCTTGGAAAGCGTGCCTGCCTTCaccagctggcagagcagggctccCATGTGCTCGCGGGAGATGGTGCTCCTCTCCAGCGTGGACTCGATGCCATTTTGCACAAAGATGTAGAGTGAGGAggggctgcccagctcctgcacacactgcagggcctcctgcagggaaaagggaggtCAGTACTGCCCTACAGCCAGCTCTGGCTCCCCATTTCCAAATCCAGGCACCACCAGGACCCTGCCCAACAGTGCTACCACACAGGGAGGGAAGCATATGGCATGTCAGAGGAACATATATGGTGTGTTAGGGTGCTTGGCCACCTCCTTCTCTCACCTTCATGTCATTGATGTGCAGGTATTCCTCTATGATCGCCTTGGATTTCTTCTCCAGTTCCTCTTCCGACAGCACGGGCTTGGTGGATGTTGGAGGAGGTGTTGGCTCTTGTTTAACTGCAAGAGAAGAGCAGGGATCAGGCATCACCTGGgacaagcagagctgcaggtgcgGCCAGACCCTGGGATATTGCCCCTCCCCAGCTCACTGGTCTCTCGGCTCCGGTCCCGTTCCTCCGTCATGCTCGCAGCCTTGCGCACGGCCTCGGGGCCGCCCTGCTTCTCCCGTTctcggctcctgtcctctgtcTCTTTGCTGAAGCTCCTCTTGGTGAGGGCAGACCTGTTCCTGTCTACTCTCTCCCCCCGGTCAAGACGCTCTAGACGGTCGCTGCCCTTCTCCGAACGTGACTCCcggtcccctctgtccccagccttcTCTGACCTGTCacggctggagctgctcctgggtgaGAGAAAGACACACAGCGTGAAGAACCCATCACCACCCTCCCTGACCCCAGACTGTAGAGCTCTGTAAGGTAAGGCTGTCTCACTCCAATCCCCACCTCTTTTAGTACTTGACCATTCTTGGGGAAAAACTTTTTCCCTATTTCTCCCCCGTTCCAACTCAtacccttttcctttttctctgctcCTTGGCTGAGCACCGCCTGCCTTTGTCCTACCCATACCTTCCTTCTGACACAGACTGTGGCAAAAGCccccttttgttttcctcttctcccaAAAGAATCCAAACTCCAGCTCTCTTTGGAGACCTCACGCTCCCGCCCTTTAATGTCTATCCAAGGACCCCCAGGCCAGACCGAGCGCCCAGGGGTGGTCACCCAAGCACCAAACAGTAGGGAGGACACCCAGGGTGAGGTCAACCTTCCTTGCCACAAGGATTCACCACTGACTCTGAGCTCCATCAAGGCCCCATCTTGCCACAGGGCAAGTCCAGATACCGTAACTTGCCTATACACTGATCAACCACAAGACTGAATCAGGGGCTCTCCCTCAACCCCACACACCCATCCAccaaggcagggctggcccCTCACCTCTGCACCACACGGCGGGACTCTGGGCTCTCGGCAGGCATTGACTGCTGGAGCGCTGAGAAGCGGTTCAAGGTGCTCGTGGCTGGTCGCCCTGAATCAGATGCTGGGCGTGAAAAGAGGGAAGTCTCAGAGTTTGGCAACTCCCTGGTAGAGGAACTGCCAGGGGAAGGATCACCCCTCCCACTCTGTCCCACAGCACCCAGCCAGTCCCACACTGCCTACCTGAATCTGCGGGCTTCGCGCCAGACCCTCCGCTGCTGCCTTTGCCCCAGCTCAGCCGCCCACCCGGTGCAAAGAGCTGGTTATTGGAGTCAATGGATCCAGGCTGCAAGTGCAGAGAGACAGTCAGGCCTGATCCCCCGACCAAGGCAGGACCTAGGCCAGGCAGCCAGCTCAGCTGCCACACCGCACCCCCAGCCTCACCTTGGTGATCTTCGTTAACCGGCTGGTGTCAATGGGCCGGTTGCCCTTGCTGATGGGCACCGTGCTCCAGCCATCATCTGCAACCAGGCTACTGCGCCCTGAGCACAAGAGGGACAGTCATAAGGTGCAGACCAGCCTTGAACAGAGTCCAGCAGGAGCAACCAACTCCTAGCAAACTCAAGTGTCCCCAAGCCCAGACACTTACCACCAGAGGATGGCCCAGGGGGTCCTCTCCTCTTGTCCTTTGACATGAGCTGCTGCACTTTGATGTGTTCCCGATGCTCCTCCATCTCTGCTTCCTTGTGGATCTGATCGATGGTTTTGGGGCCCTGGTCTCCTCGCCGCGGTACCCAGCTATTCTGtagagggcagggaaggagggaagagggaactgAGATGGCTGAAAGATGGAGGGAAAGGGATTCCCCCTTCCCACTCTCAAAGTCTCAGGTTAGTCTCCTGCCTCGGCCATCACCACTCTTCATGTGTTGTGGCAGCTTTTGGCACAAAAAGGCTCAGGTTCCAGAGCCCCCCTGCATTAAACAGCCGCCAATTACTGTGTGCCCACTACCACTACCATGATAACCAAGAGCAGGGGCTAGCATGGTGTCTCTGGGGCTGGCCACAGCTCACATACCCACCTCACCCCTAGAGGGGACACATGGATTGCGGGCACTCAGAGGACATAGGCCAGCAGCTCCAAAGGACcaagcagcagacagaggaCAGTCCCCAGACAATTGCATTCCATGAACCATACCCGTCTTAGGTCAATCACATCCTGCAGCATGAAACGGATTCGGGATgatgtctttttctctttgatgaTCTTCTCCATCTGATTGAAGTACTGGTCCATCCTAGGCTATAGAGGGACAGAGCCGTGGTCACATTCCTCCTAAAGGCAAGGAAAGAGCAAGCAAGGTAGGGCAGGGCAAGGAGTACCTTGGCTTTCTCGAAGTCCAAGTCCTTGCCAATAGTCGTAAGCAGGCGGCAAAGGCACTCAAGAGACTCCTCATCGTGGTTTTTGAGCAGCTTCACCACACAGTCATGCATAATGGCCTCCGTCAACATCTTCAGTTTGAAGAGTTCTCCAATGAACTTGATGTTGCCCAGGGATCGTCGTCGGGCCTTGTCCCGCGCCTCCTCCAGCTCATCCTTCATACGTGCCTTCTCCTCGGGCTGCACAAAAAGCCCAGCAGGGCAGTTCAGTGTCCAGAGCCAGCCCAAGGACACCCACgccagccctcagcagcagaCTCCCACCACAACTCACAGCACTGGCATCATCCATCTCCTTTTGCCGCTTCTCAAAGATCTCATCATCGTCCTTGTCCTTCTCAAACTCCTTCTGGCAGCGGTTGAGCAGCAGCTTGCGGAAGTTCACAGTCACTGTGGGCTTGTCTGTTGTGGGCACTTTAAGCTGCAGGGAGAGGTACAACCCAGAGAAAGAGCATGAGTTGTGTCTCCCCCAAAAGCTGGGCAACTAAGGTGGCACTACTCAAATCAGGGAAAAGCCACCCTACAACACTGTGATGCCCTGCTGAGACTCTGAACGGGGTCCTCCATCCACACACCCCAGTTTCTCCACTCCACATGGAAGGACCTGCACACTACTAAGCTCAGCTGAGATGGCCAAAAAAACCTTGCCCACCAGGCAGGAAACCGCCCAGCTTCTGCTCACCCCCATAAGGCAACGGCACATATTAGCATAGGCAACAGAGAAGTTTGGCTCCGAGATGGCCTTCTCGAAGACGAGGTCGATGACACCCTTGAGCCGCTCCTCCGTGTCGATGGACAACTCCATCACCTGCTTCATCAGTTGCTGGAACATCTGGGGCGTCAGCTTGTTGAGGATGCTGCGGACACGGCGGAGCAGTTCCTGCAAGGGCAGCAGGGtcagcaagagctgggcacCCTTCCCCCAGGCCCTCCAACTGCCTGcccaccccagctcccacctGTGTCTTGATATTCTCAGGATCCTCCTCCTCGGAAGCAC
It includes:
- the EIF4G1 gene encoding eukaryotic translation initiation factor 4 gamma 1 isoform X5, with product MNKAPQPTGGAPTAPHPAPSPGLPQPTFPPGQTAPVVFNPAPTSQMNTPSQPRQHFYQNRAQPPASASRVQSNTTARPGPPAHVYPAASQVMMIPSQISYTPSQGAYYIPGQGRSTYVVPTQQYPVQPGAPSFYPGASPTEFGTYAGAYYPAQGVQQFPAGVPTAQVIVSQQPPIPPKRERKTIRIRDPNQGGKDITEEIMSGARTSSTPTPPQAGSGLEPQANGETPHVAVIVRPDDRPKPALVVSKPVSLEPSKSASPSPPPPLIPEVEPVVLSPVTLVPMEPPVDTDTKAEQGEAPPDPQKTLSAITTVPGAAELPLVPAPNMDTVAVEEEEEEEEEVAIPLPEPTLQEPVPPEVPPVPVVPSMPAVPLVPAAPSPPPVVPQASETPAKPASPSPPPPREEPCPEPTGEANGVLEETPETVPEALVCQPVPVSEPVPVPTLDSPTAQPEELPLPNGVEGTSKVEPSEEQPESDVSPISEPEEPAQPGTPASPAAEEEDEESEGPGETQERSLSPAPAPSQISEATAQVAMSVPKKKRRIKELNKKEALGDLLDAFKESQTGDSASEAENKPPTSVPASEAEDVAPARPQEESEETWEEKEDKLAPEKGKAAGQKYGYKEEQWKPLNPEEKKRYDREFLLGFQFIFASMQKPEGLPQITDVVLDKPCVPSQANKTPLRAIDPIRLSGMNCSPDFTPSFANLGRPVMGNRGLPSGLGPRRSQQNPRKEPRKIIATVSLNEDVKLNKAEKAWKPSSKRASEEEDPENIKTQELLRRVRSILNKLTPQMFQQLMKQVMELSIDTEERLKGVIDLVFEKAISEPNFSVAYANMCRCLMGLKVPTTDKPTVTVNFRKLLLNRCQKEFEKDKDDDEIFEKRQKEMDDASAPEEKARMKDELEEARDKARRRSLGNIKFIGELFKLKMLTEAIMHDCVVKLLKNHDEESLECLCRLLTTIGKDLDFEKAKPRMDQYFNQMEKIIKEKKTSSRIRFMLQDVIDLRRNSWVPRRGDQGPKTIDQIHKEAEMEEHREHIKVQQLMSKDKRRGPPGPSSGGRSSLVADDGWSTVPISKGNRPIDTSRLTKITKPGSIDSNNQLFAPGGRLSWGKGSSGGSGAKPADSASDSGRPATSTLNRFSALQQSMPAESPESRRVVQRSSSSRDRSEKAGDRGDRESRSEKGSDRLERLDRGERVDRNRSALTKRSFSKETEDRSREREKQGGPEAVRKAASMTEERDRSRETIKQEPTPPPTSTKPVLSEEELEKKSKAIIEEYLHINDMKEALQCVQELGSPSSLYIFVQNGIESTLERSTISREHMGALLCQLVKAGTLSKEQYYKGLWEILEIAEDMEIDIPHIWLYLAELITPILQEEGIPMEELFREITKPLVPIGKATTLLVEVLGLLCKGMGQKTAGKLWRDGGLSWKEFLPEDQDVNKFVTEQKLEYTMGDSSDMPSHKELTSEELCKQMDKLLKENPNNQRIYDWIEANLSEQQVSSNTFVRALMTSVCHLAIVFENPYRVDATVIHNQAKLLQKYLRDEQKELQALYALQALVVKLDQPPNLLRMFFDALYDEDVIKEEAFYKWESSKDPAEQQGKGVALKSVTAFFTWLREAEDESDNN